GGCAATCGCATCGAGCTTAGCGGAAATGATCTTCTTCGAGTCGGCATGGATCGCATGTTTCGTATCGGGACCGATCACGTGCGTCAGGTGCATCTTCCAGCCATCGAAGGACTCCTTTCGATGGTAGGTGTAACGCAAATCGTTGCCTGGCGCAAGCTTATAACGTCAGGGTTTTGAAACAGCTTCTAGACTTAATCGGGGCTCGTACGTGCAACACAACACCGTTTATTACGGCCTGACGCAAGCGGTCAACGGCCAGGTCGTTTGCCAGATTCCACCTGACGAAGTTTCGAGCGCCGCCAAGCTGGAAGTGGTTGCCAAGCATGGCCAATCGAAGAGCGAACTGGCGGTCGTGGCAGTGACCAAAGGGGCAGAAGTTGGGGTCGATATCGAACGCATCCGCGAGGTACGCAGCTTCGCCAGCATGCTCGAACGATGTCTCTCCGACGCGGAAAAGGTGCTGAAGATCGTCCGTGACGAGGTCTTCCCTCATGTTCGTGTAATGGGACAGGAGGAAGAAGCTTCGTCGAATGAGGGTCGGAAGAACACCTTCAACCAGTATATGAAGGACGCCACGCTGATGCTGTTCGCCGTCGTGCCGGTTCACTGGAAGGTACTCGCAATCTTTCTCAACGGCTTACCGCTGGGCATGGTCTGGGGCCTGGTGGTGCGTTACTTGGAA
Above is a genomic segment from Bremerella sp. JC817 containing:
- a CDS encoding DUF5690 family protein, translated to MQHNTVYYGLTQAVNGQVVCQIPPDEVSSAAKLEVVAKHGQSKSELAVVAVTKGAEVGVDIERIREVRSFASMLERCLSDAEKVLKIVRDEVFPHVRVMGQEEEASSNEGRKNTFNQYMKDATLMLFAVVPVHWKVLAIFLNGLPLGMVWGLVVRYLE